A stretch of the Streptomyces sp. NBC_00078 genome encodes the following:
- a CDS encoding SDR family NAD(P)-dependent oxidoreductase, whose amino-acid sequence MRLLEGQVALVTGAGGGIGRGIALRFAEEGAAVALHCRTAVETARGVAARIEELGRRAVVVQGDLTDEDVCRRVVHEAAEWGGGLTALVNNAGVQPTRELPGMTAAQWREVMDANLFSVFACTQAAANVMREWGAGGSVTHIASIEARQPAPLHAHYSSAKAAVVTHARSAAQEYGPHGIRVNTVSPGLIDREGLDRDWPEGVRRWQGAAPLGRLGRPEDVGDACVFLASRLASWVTGHDLVVDGGVLARPSW is encoded by the coding sequence ATGAGGTTGCTCGAAGGACAGGTCGCCCTGGTCACGGGCGCGGGCGGCGGCATCGGCCGGGGTATCGCGCTGCGGTTCGCCGAGGAGGGCGCGGCGGTCGCCCTGCACTGCCGTACGGCGGTGGAGACGGCGCGGGGAGTGGCCGCACGCATCGAGGAACTGGGCCGGCGGGCCGTCGTGGTGCAGGGAGACCTCACCGACGAGGACGTGTGCCGGCGGGTGGTGCACGAGGCGGCCGAGTGGGGCGGCGGCCTCACCGCGCTCGTCAACAACGCCGGTGTGCAGCCGACCCGGGAGCTGCCCGGGATGACGGCGGCCCAGTGGCGGGAGGTCATGGACGCCAACCTGTTCAGTGTTTTCGCCTGCACACAGGCGGCCGCGAACGTCATGCGGGAGTGGGGTGCCGGTGGATCCGTGACCCACATCGCCTCGATCGAGGCGCGGCAGCCGGCACCGCTGCACGCCCACTACAGCTCCGCCAAGGCGGCCGTCGTGACGCACGCCCGGTCGGCGGCCCAGGAGTACGGGCCCCACGGCATCCGCGTCAACACCGTCTCGCCCGGCCTGATCGACCGGGAGGGGCTGGACCGCGACTGGCCGGAGGGGGTCCGGCGGTGGCAGGGGGCGGCGCCCCTGGGCCGGCTCGGGCGGCCGGAGGACGTGGGGGACGCGTGCGTGTTCCTGGCCTCGCGGCTCGCCTCCTGGGTGACGGGACACGACCTGGTGGTGGACGGAGGCGTCCTGGCCCGGCCGTCGTGGTGA
- a CDS encoding cupin domain-containing protein, whose translation MTPEDLVAHYGLEPIPREGGLFRRTWEGPERADGRPEGSAIVALLTVEDYSALHRLPTDEVWHFYLGDPLELLLLAPDGTAGTVVLGPDVLGGQQPQTTVPAGTWMGGRVVEGGAWTFFGCTMAPGFTYEGYEHGDAEYLTARYPAEADRIARLCRP comes from the coding sequence GTGACTCCCGAGGATCTCGTCGCCCACTACGGTCTGGAACCGATCCCGCGCGAGGGCGGCCTGTTCCGCCGTACCTGGGAGGGCCCCGAGCGGGCCGACGGCCGGCCGGAGGGCTCCGCGATCGTCGCCCTGCTGACCGTGGAGGACTACTCCGCCCTGCACCGCCTGCCCACCGACGAGGTCTGGCACTTCTACCTGGGCGACCCGCTGGAACTCCTGCTCCTCGCCCCGGACGGCACGGCCGGGACGGTGGTGCTCGGGCCCGACGTGCTGGGCGGCCAGCAGCCGCAGACGACCGTGCCGGCCGGCACCTGGATGGGCGGGCGGGTCGTCGAGGGCGGGGCGTGGACGTTCTTCGGCTGCACGATGGCGCCCGGGTTCACCTACGAGGGCTACGAGCACGGGGACGCGGAGTACCTGACGGCGCGGTATCCGGCCGAGGCCGACCGGATTGCGCGACTGTGCCGTCCATGA
- a CDS encoding FG-GAP-like repeat-containing protein yields the protein MRRTVIVSAVLTAVAAVPLTPLTSFAATPYKGANTAAVQDDFNGDGYRDLAVGAPEAANGSVEAAGSVVVLYGSKSSVSATRRTVITQATSGIPGDPEAWDRFGTTVTSADLDRDGYADLIVGAPDEGVGSAAGRGSVTVVWGGPSGLAGGTSISPPAGYGDGMISCGFGMSLATGDMNGDGAPELSIGSRCDGASYTGPFKRNGQAASDYREWRLGETRGVVMGDVNGDGRAERFWLAGPTDGDLRGPVDLDTGPPLADGGIGNKPIDLPYADGHTGIIGDINGDGYGDLVTGISTDDSMSGGPAGWAHRGGEIQVLYGSAQGITAAQKPKVYHQDTAGVPGTAENGDMFGQSISVGDVNADGYADVLVGSPGEAVGSHQAAGTAVLLRGSASGLTTAKAAGYTQDTAGIPGAVETGDQFGAAVHLADLNKDGKPETIVGAPTENSDGCLWIARGSAAGPVLSGSVNVCGKASGITVRGAKGYFGAALPSAHVEV from the coding sequence TTGCGCAGAACAGTCATCGTGAGCGCCGTGCTCACCGCTGTCGCCGCCGTTCCGCTCACCCCGCTGACGTCCTTCGCCGCCACCCCCTACAAGGGCGCCAACACCGCGGCCGTCCAGGACGACTTCAACGGCGACGGGTACCGGGACCTGGCGGTCGGGGCCCCGGAGGCGGCCAACGGGAGCGTGGAGGCGGCCGGTTCGGTCGTCGTGCTGTACGGGTCGAAGTCGTCGGTGAGCGCGACCCGGCGGACGGTCATCACCCAGGCGACCTCCGGGATTCCCGGCGACCCCGAGGCGTGGGACCGCTTCGGCACGACGGTCACCAGCGCCGACCTGGACCGGGACGGCTACGCGGACCTGATCGTCGGCGCGCCCGACGAGGGCGTCGGCAGCGCGGCCGGCCGGGGCTCCGTGACCGTGGTGTGGGGCGGCCCGAGCGGGCTGGCGGGCGGCACCAGCATCTCCCCGCCCGCCGGTTACGGCGACGGCATGATCTCCTGCGGCTTCGGCATGTCCCTGGCCACCGGAGACATGAACGGCGACGGGGCCCCCGAACTCAGCATCGGCTCCCGCTGCGACGGAGCCTCCTACACCGGGCCGTTCAAGCGCAACGGCCAGGCCGCCTCCGACTACCGGGAGTGGCGCCTGGGCGAAACCCGTGGCGTGGTGATGGGCGACGTGAACGGCGACGGCAGGGCGGAGCGGTTCTGGCTGGCCGGGCCGACCGACGGCGACCTCCGCGGCCCGGTGGACCTCGACACCGGCCCGCCCCTCGCCGACGGCGGTATCGGCAACAAGCCCATCGACCTGCCCTACGCCGACGGCCACACCGGCATCATCGGCGACATCAACGGCGACGGCTACGGCGACCTCGTCACCGGCATCTCCACCGACGACTCCATGTCCGGCGGCCCGGCCGGCTGGGCCCACCGCGGCGGCGAGATCCAGGTCCTCTACGGCAGCGCACAGGGCATCACCGCGGCCCAGAAGCCCAAGGTCTACCACCAGGACACGGCGGGCGTTCCCGGCACCGCGGAGAACGGCGACATGTTCGGCCAGTCGATCAGCGTCGGCGACGTGAACGCCGACGGGTACGCCGATGTCCTGGTCGGCTCCCCCGGCGAGGCGGTCGGCTCACACCAGGCAGCCGGCACCGCCGTACTCCTGCGCGGCTCCGCGTCCGGCCTGACCACGGCCAAGGCCGCCGGATACACCCAGGACACGGCGGGCATCCCCGGTGCCGTCGAGACCGGCGACCAGTTCGGCGCCGCCGTCCACCTCGCCGACCTCAACAAGGACGGAAAGCCGGAGACGATCGTCGGCGCCCCGACCGAGAACAGCGACGGCTGCCTGTGGATCGCCCGCGGCTCGGCGGCCGGCCCCGTCCTCAGCGGCTCGGTCAACGTGTGCGGCAAGGCCTCCGGCATCACCGTCCGCGGCGCCAAGGGCTACTTCGGCGCCGCCCTGCCCAGCGCTCACGTGGAGGTCTGA
- a CDS encoding HhH-GPD-type base excision DNA repair protein produces the protein MDVTLHLAQDPEADGLLGRSPLAALVGMLLDQQVPMEWAFKGPRTIADRLGADDLDAHEIAVLDPEAFAALLSGKPAVHRYPGSMAKRIQQLCQYLVEHYDGNAELVWKGVEDGRELLKRLQDLPGFGKQKAQIFLALLGKQLGVRPTGWREAAGPYGEAKSFRSVADITGPESLTKVRAHKQEMKAAAKAAKTAGS, from the coding sequence ATGGACGTCACCCTTCACCTCGCCCAGGACCCCGAGGCCGACGGGCTCCTCGGGCGCTCCCCGCTCGCCGCGCTCGTCGGGATGCTGCTTGACCAGCAGGTCCCGATGGAGTGGGCGTTCAAGGGGCCGCGCACCATCGCCGACCGGCTCGGTGCCGACGACCTGGACGCGCACGAGATCGCCGTACTGGACCCGGAGGCGTTCGCCGCACTGCTGTCCGGGAAGCCGGCCGTGCACCGCTACCCGGGCTCCATGGCCAAGCGCATCCAGCAGCTGTGCCAGTATCTCGTCGAGCACTACGACGGGAACGCCGAGCTGGTCTGGAAGGGCGTCGAGGACGGCCGGGAGCTGCTGAAGCGGCTGCAGGACCTGCCGGGATTCGGCAAGCAGAAGGCGCAGATCTTCCTGGCGCTGCTCGGCAAGCAGCTGGGCGTACGGCCCACGGGCTGGCGGGAGGCGGCGGGCCCGTACGGCGAGGCGAAGTCCTTCCGCTCCGTCGCCGACATCACCGGACCCGAGTCCCTGACCAAGGTCAGGGCGCACAAGCAGGAGATGAAGGCGGCGGCCAAGGCCGCGAAGACCGCGGGGTCATAG
- a CDS encoding type II toxin-antitoxin system VapB family antitoxin has translation MIFKRIGNGRPYPDHGRESTRQWADVAPRPVRLDQLVTTKGQLDLETLLAEDSTFYGDLFAHVVKWQGDLYLEDGLHRAVRAALQQRQVLHARVLELD, from the coding sequence GTGATCTTCAAGCGCATCGGAAACGGCCGGCCGTACCCCGACCACGGCCGGGAAAGCACCCGGCAGTGGGCGGACGTCGCGCCGCGCCCGGTCCGCCTCGATCAGCTCGTCACCACCAAGGGACAGCTCGACCTGGAGACCCTCCTGGCCGAGGACTCGACCTTCTACGGCGACCTGTTCGCACACGTCGTCAAATGGCAGGGCGATCTGTATCTCGAGGACGGCCTCCACCGCGCGGTGCGGGCGGCACTGCAGCAGCGTCAGGTCCTGCACGCGCGCGTGCTCGAACTGGACTGA
- a CDS encoding LytR C-terminal domain-containing protein, which translates to MSMLTPPGMGGKYRITGDKYPRMRSRRRRGRLGLALVASVATLGLVGWGTLQLIDVFTGGGEKASAAGSRADCASKASPSASVKGAAPKPGQITVNVYNATTRGGLAKNTADELRKRGFKIGDVGNAPKEFDKKVKGTGILLGPSSSLNSSLPVLATQLSTAERRTDAARKGADVDLIIGDGFKNLTAKATADKALAALTNPEPTPTSKKKSC; encoded by the coding sequence ATGAGCATGCTGACTCCCCCAGGCATGGGCGGGAAGTACCGGATCACGGGGGACAAATACCCCCGGATGCGCAGTCGCCGACGGCGCGGCAGGCTCGGGCTCGCCCTCGTGGCCTCGGTCGCCACGCTCGGCCTGGTCGGCTGGGGCACTCTGCAGCTCATCGACGTCTTCACCGGCGGCGGCGAGAAGGCCTCGGCGGCGGGCTCCAGGGCGGACTGCGCGTCCAAGGCGAGCCCGTCGGCCAGCGTCAAGGGGGCCGCCCCCAAGCCGGGCCAGATCACGGTCAACGTCTACAACGCCACCACCCGCGGCGGTCTGGCCAAGAACACGGCGGACGAACTCAGGAAACGCGGCTTCAAGATCGGCGACGTGGGCAACGCGCCCAAGGAGTTCGACAAGAAGGTGAAGGGCACCGGGATACTGCTCGGCCCCTCGTCCTCCCTGAACAGCTCACTGCCCGTGCTCGCCACCCAGCTCAGCACCGCCGAGCGCCGTACGGACGCGGCCCGCAAGGGCGCCGACGTCGACCTGATCATCGGCGACGGCTTCAAGAACCTCACGGCCAAGGCGACCGCGGACAAGGCGCTGGCCGCACTGACCAACCCGGAGCCGACGCCCACCTCGAAGAAGAAGAGCTGCTGA
- the upp gene encoding uracil phosphoribosyltransferase, whose protein sequence is MRLHVVDHPLVAHKLTTLRDQRTDSATFRRLADELVTLLAYEATRDVRTEQVDINTPVASTTGVKLSYPRPLVVPILRAGLGMLDGMVRLLPTAEVGFLGMVRNEETLEASTYATRMPEDLSGRQVYVLDPMLATGGTLVVAIRELIKRGADDVTAVVLLAAPEGVELMERELAGTPVTVVTAAVDERLNEHGYIVPGLGDAGDRLYGAAE, encoded by the coding sequence ATGCGTCTCCACGTCGTCGACCACCCCCTGGTCGCCCACAAGCTCACCACGCTGCGCGACCAGCGCACCGACTCCGCGACCTTCCGCCGTCTCGCCGACGAGCTGGTCACCCTGCTCGCCTACGAGGCCACGCGCGACGTGCGCACCGAACAGGTCGACATCAACACGCCGGTCGCCTCGACCACCGGCGTCAAACTCTCCTACCCGCGCCCCCTGGTGGTGCCGATCCTGCGGGCCGGCCTCGGCATGCTGGACGGCATGGTCCGGCTGCTGCCGACCGCGGAGGTGGGCTTCCTGGGCATGGTCCGCAACGAGGAGACGCTGGAGGCGTCCACGTACGCCACCCGCATGCCCGAGGACCTCTCCGGGCGCCAGGTGTACGTCCTCGACCCGATGCTGGCCACCGGCGGCACGCTGGTCGTGGCGATCCGGGAGCTGATCAAGCGCGGCGCGGACGATGTGACCGCCGTGGTGCTGCTGGCGGCCCCGGAGGGCGTCGAACTCATGGAGCGCGAGCTGGCGGGTACGCCGGTGACGGTGGTGACGGCCGCGGTCGACGAGCGGCTCAATGAGCACGGGTACATCGTGCCGGGGCTGGGCGATGCGGGGGACCGGCTTTACGGCGCGGCAGAGTAG
- the tadA gene encoding tRNA adenosine(34) deaminase TadA: MRLALGEAGRAGGDVPVGAVVLAPDGTTVLAAGHNEREATGDPTAHAEVLAIRRAAAELGRWRLSDCTLVVTLEPCTMCAGAIVQSRVDRVVYGARDEKAGAAGSLWDVIRDRRLNHRPEVVEGVLAEECARLLTDFFRSR; the protein is encoded by the coding sequence ATGCGGCTCGCCCTGGGCGAGGCCGGGCGGGCCGGCGGGGACGTCCCCGTCGGCGCCGTGGTGCTGGCACCGGACGGGACGACCGTGCTCGCGGCCGGGCACAACGAACGCGAGGCCACCGGCGATCCGACGGCGCACGCCGAGGTCCTCGCGATCCGCCGGGCCGCCGCCGAGCTCGGGCGGTGGCGGCTGTCCGACTGCACGCTCGTCGTCACCCTCGAACCGTGCACGATGTGCGCGGGCGCGATCGTGCAGTCCCGCGTGGACCGCGTCGTCTACGGCGCCCGCGACGAGAAGGCCGGCGCGGCCGGCTCCCTCTGGGACGTCATACGCGACCGGCGTCTCAACCACCGCCCCGAAGTCGTCGAGGGCGTACTCGCGGAGGAGTGCGCCCGTCTTCTGACCGACTTCTTCCGCTCCCGCTGA
- a CDS encoding Dabb family protein has protein sequence MIRHLVLFKLDKDVERDDPRVVEGVEAFRSLDGKIPEIRFWELGWNLSDRPIAYDFAINSGFDDAAALRRYVEHPEHQAGVTLWKEFSTWVIADYEY, from the coding sequence ATGATCCGGCATCTCGTCCTCTTCAAGCTCGACAAGGACGTCGAGCGCGACGACCCGCGCGTCGTGGAGGGTGTCGAGGCCTTCCGGTCCCTGGACGGGAAGATCCCCGAGATCCGCTTCTGGGAGCTCGGCTGGAACCTCAGCGACCGCCCCATCGCGTACGACTTCGCCATCAACTCCGGCTTCGACGACGCGGCCGCGCTGCGCCGCTACGTGGAGCACCCGGAGCACCAGGCGGGCGTCACGCTGTGGAAGGAGTTCTCCACCTGGGTGATCGCCGACTACGAGTACTGA
- a CDS encoding RNA polymerase sigma factor SigF: MPASTAPQAPPLETAPAMPETPPARSRGADTRALTQVLFGELKELLPGTPEHIRVRGALIEANLPLVRYAAARFRSRNEPMEDVIQVGTIGLINAIDRFDPERGVQFPTFAMPTVVGEIKRYFRDNVRTVHVPRRLHELWVQVNSATEDLTTSFGRTPTTPEIAERLRITEEEVLSCIEAGRSYHATSLEAAQEGDGLPGLLDRLGYEDPALDGVEHRDLVRHLLVQLPEREQRILLLRYYSNLTQSQISAELGVSQMHVSRLLARSFQRLRSANRIEA; this comes from the coding sequence GTGCCGGCCAGTACTGCGCCTCAAGCACCGCCCCTGGAAACCGCTCCGGCCATGCCGGAGACACCTCCGGCCCGCAGCCGCGGCGCCGACACCCGGGCCCTCACCCAGGTGCTCTTCGGTGAGCTCAAGGAGCTCCTGCCGGGGACGCCTGAGCACATCCGGGTGCGTGGGGCGCTGATCGAGGCCAACCTCCCGCTCGTGCGCTACGCGGCCGCCCGCTTCCGCTCCCGCAACGAGCCGATGGAGGACGTGATCCAGGTCGGCACCATCGGCCTCATCAACGCGATCGACCGCTTCGACCCGGAGCGGGGCGTGCAGTTCCCGACCTTCGCGATGCCGACCGTCGTCGGCGAGATCAAGCGGTACTTCCGCGACAACGTCCGCACGGTCCATGTCCCGCGCCGGCTGCACGAGCTGTGGGTGCAGGTCAACAGCGCGACCGAGGACCTGACGACCTCCTTCGGGCGCACCCCGACGACCCCCGAGATCGCCGAACGGCTGCGTATCACCGAGGAGGAGGTGCTCTCCTGTATCGAGGCCGGCCGCTCGTACCACGCGACCTCCCTGGAGGCCGCCCAGGAGGGCGACGGACTGCCCGGCCTCCTCGACCGGCTCGGTTACGAGGACCCGGCCCTGGACGGCGTCGAGCACCGGGACCTCGTCCGGCATCTTCTCGTCCAACTCCCCGAACGCGAACAGAGAATCCTTCTCCTGCGCTACTACAGCAACCTCACCCAGTCGCAAATCAGTGCGGAACTCGGCGTCTCGCAGATGCATGTCTCCCGGCTACTCGCGCGTAGCTTCCAGCGGCTGCGATCCGCCAATCGGATCGAGGCATAA
- a CDS encoding RNA polymerase sigma factor SigF, whose protein sequence is MSAEQGSSKVLTLTKSDSAPADAVLDQAPVPEARQSPAVPSTESIDTRTLSRSLFLRLAALDENSPERAYVRDTLIELNLPLVRYAAARFRSRNEPMEDIVQVGTIGLIKAIDRFDCERGVEFPTFAMPTVVGEIKRFFRDTSWSVRVPRRLQELRLALTKASDELSQKLDRSPTVPELAAVLGVSEEDVVDGLAVGNAYTASSLDSPAPEDDGGEGSLADRLGYEDTALEGVEYRESLKPLLAKLPPRERQIIMLRFFANMTQSQIGEEVGISQMHVSRLLTRTLATLREGLISD, encoded by the coding sequence ATGTCCGCAGAACAGGGCAGCTCCAAGGTGCTCACGCTCACGAAGAGCGATTCCGCGCCCGCCGACGCCGTGCTCGACCAAGCTCCAGTGCCGGAGGCCCGCCAGTCCCCGGCCGTCCCGAGCACGGAAAGCATCGACACCCGCACCCTGTCCCGCTCCCTGTTCCTGCGGCTCGCCGCACTCGACGAGAACAGCCCCGAGCGCGCCTACGTCCGGGACACCCTCATCGAACTCAACCTCCCGCTCGTGCGGTATGCGGCGGCCCGCTTCCGCTCCCGCAACGAGCCGATGGAGGACATCGTCCAGGTCGGCACGATCGGCCTGATCAAGGCGATCGACCGCTTCGACTGCGAGCGGGGTGTGGAGTTCCCGACGTTCGCAATGCCGACGGTCGTCGGTGAGATCAAGCGCTTCTTCCGCGACACCTCGTGGTCGGTGCGCGTCCCGCGCCGGCTGCAGGAGCTGCGGCTGGCCCTCACCAAGGCCAGCGACGAGCTGTCGCAGAAGCTCGACCGCTCCCCGACCGTCCCCGAACTCGCCGCCGTGCTCGGCGTCTCCGAGGAGGACGTGGTCGACGGCCTCGCGGTCGGCAACGCGTACACGGCATCCTCCCTCGACTCCCCGGCCCCCGAGGACGACGGCGGCGAGGGCTCCCTCGCGGACCGCCTCGGCTACGAGGACACCGCGCTGGAGGGCGTCGAGTACCGCGAGTCCCTCAAGCCCCTGCTGGCCAAACTCCCGCCCCGCGAGCGGCAGATCATCATGCTCCGCTTCTTCGCCAACATGACCCAGTCGCAGATCGGCGAGGAGGTCGGCATCTCCCAGATGCACGTCTCCCGCCTGCTGACCCGCACGCTGGCGACACTGCGCGAGGGGCTCATCTCCGACTGA
- a CDS encoding MarR family winged helix-turn-helix transcriptional regulator produces MAERAQYEELVRQFSAFGAVKRELGRILPSDCPSGSAAVLTLLGRHGDMRMSRLAELLVVDMSVTSRHVAHLAERGWIDRSPDPADKRSRILHLTPTGLARLEALSERTTQLLADRLSDWSDDEVSQLTRLMARLRASFDDSRALPPRLPPPAPELEPITRTPAST; encoded by the coding sequence ATGGCCGAGCGGGCGCAGTACGAGGAGCTGGTACGTCAGTTCAGCGCCTTCGGTGCCGTGAAACGGGAGCTCGGACGGATCCTGCCGTCCGACTGCCCCAGCGGCAGCGCGGCCGTACTGACGCTGCTGGGCCGCCATGGCGACATGCGCATGAGCAGGCTCGCGGAGCTGCTCGTGGTGGACATGTCGGTCACCAGCCGCCATGTCGCGCACCTCGCCGAGCGCGGCTGGATCGACCGCTCCCCCGACCCGGCGGACAAGCGGTCCCGGATCCTGCACCTCACACCGACGGGCCTGGCTCGTCTGGAGGCGCTGTCCGAGCGGACCACGCAGCTGCTCGCCGACCGGCTGAGCGACTGGAGCGACGACGAAGTCTCCCAGCTCACCCGGCTCATGGCCCGCCTGCGGGCCAGCTTCGACGACAGCCGCGCCCTGCCGCCCCGGCTCCCGCCGCCCGCACCAGAACTCGAACCCATCACCCGTACACCCGCAAGCACTTGA
- a CDS encoding MFS transporter: MATTTPAGVRAHAKHGGGSAEYAPMTHRQIMEAISGLLLGMFVAILSSTIVTNALPHIISDLGGGQSAYTWVVTASLLAMTATTPLWGKLADLYSKKALVQIALVIYVLGSAAAGLSQNSGMLIACRVIQGVGVGGLSALAQIVMAAMISPRERGRYSGYLGATFAVATVGGPLLGGVITDTSWLGWRWCFYVGVPFAVVALIVLQKTLHLPVVKRDVKVDWAGAFFVAAAVSLLLVWVTFAGDKYDWVSWQTYAMVGGSIALGLLFVLVESKAREPIIPLRLFRNRTITLASLASLFVGVAMFTGTVFFSQYFQLARDKSPTMSGVMTIPMIGGLFVSSTVSGQFITRTGRWKAWLVSGGVLVTAGLGLLGTIRYDTDYWKMAIFMALLGLGIGMMMQNLVLCTQNQVDPSDLGSASSTVTFFRSLGGAVGVSALGAVMAHRITHYVTDGISALDPKYQAALAGSSSSTDSIPDLGKLPAPIRTLMESAYGHGIADVFLIAGCLAAVAFLVTLFIKEVPLKTKGALAQAAAADQAPAAPQAESLAEPQTASATAGTSAPAATAEHVPSWAVSDTETAPDGTQRLSAVATVARPEESAGAGGTPVRGFVRGAESAPVPQAAVTLISLAGRQLGRSVAQADGSYAVDAPGTGSYVLIASADGFQPQASTVVVNGEPVSYDILLSGTSGLSGVVRSAETTLPLKDAMVVVTDVRGDLLATAVTGEQGEFSLAELVPGAVTVAVNAAGYRPRALPVEVGGTGVTRIEVDLDTGAQLQGVVRAPHGPLADARVTLVDAAGNVVGTATTGTDGAYAFTDLNGGEYTVIATGYPPVATALTVNGRGVDDHDIELAHPGE; this comes from the coding sequence ATGGCAACGACCACACCAGCCGGTGTGCGGGCTCATGCCAAGCACGGGGGAGGCTCCGCCGAGTACGCCCCGATGACGCACCGGCAGATCATGGAGGCCATCTCCGGTCTGCTGCTCGGCATGTTCGTGGCGATCCTGTCCTCCACGATCGTCACCAACGCCCTGCCGCACATCATCAGCGATCTCGGGGGCGGCCAGTCCGCCTACACCTGGGTCGTCACCGCCTCTCTGCTGGCGATGACCGCGACGACCCCCCTGTGGGGCAAGCTCGCCGACCTGTACAGCAAGAAGGCGCTCGTCCAGATAGCCCTGGTCATCTACGTCCTGGGGTCCGCGGCCGCGGGTCTGTCGCAGAACTCCGGCATGCTGATCGCCTGCCGTGTCATCCAGGGCGTCGGCGTCGGCGGTCTGTCCGCCCTCGCCCAGATCGTCATGGCGGCGATGATCTCCCCGCGTGAGCGCGGCCGTTACTCCGGCTACCTCGGCGCGACGTTCGCCGTCGCCACCGTGGGCGGCCCGCTGCTCGGCGGTGTCATCACCGACACCTCGTGGCTCGGCTGGCGCTGGTGCTTCTACGTCGGCGTCCCCTTCGCCGTCGTCGCGCTGATCGTGCTGCAGAAGACCCTGCACCTGCCCGTCGTGAAGCGGGACGTGAAGGTCGACTGGGCCGGCGCGTTCTTCGTCGCCGCAGCCGTCTCGCTGCTGCTGGTCTGGGTCACCTTCGCCGGTGACAAGTACGACTGGGTGTCCTGGCAGACGTACGCCATGGTCGGCGGCTCGATCGCGCTCGGCCTGCTCTTCGTGCTCGTCGAGTCCAAGGCACGCGAGCCGATCATCCCGCTGCGGCTGTTCCGCAACCGCACCATCACCCTCGCCTCGCTGGCCTCGCTGTTCGTCGGTGTCGCGATGTTCACCGGCACGGTCTTCTTCAGCCAGTACTTCCAGCTGGCCCGTGACAAGTCCCCGACGATGTCGGGTGTGATGACCATCCCGATGATCGGCGGGCTGTTCGTCTCCTCCACCGTCTCCGGGCAGTTCATCACCCGCACCGGCCGCTGGAAGGCATGGCTGGTCAGTGGTGGCGTGCTGGTGACGGCAGGCCTGGGCCTGCTCGGCACCATCCGGTACGACACGGACTACTGGAAGATGGCCATCTTCATGGCCCTGCTGGGTCTCGGCATCGGCATGATGATGCAGAACCTGGTGCTGTGCACGCAGAACCAGGTCGACCCGAGCGACCTCGGCTCGGCCAGCTCCACGGTCACCTTCTTCCGCTCCCTCGGCGGTGCGGTCGGCGTGTCCGCGCTCGGCGCGGTGATGGCCCACCGGATCACGCACTACGTCACGGACGGCATCTCCGCCCTCGACCCCAAGTACCAGGCAGCGCTGGCCGGTTCCAGCTCCTCCACCGACAGCATCCCGGACCTGGGCAAGCTCCCGGCGCCGATCCGCACCCTCATGGAGAGCGCCTACGGTCACGGCATCGCCGACGTCTTCCTGATCGCCGGCTGCCTCGCGGCCGTCGCGTTCCTGGTCACTCTGTTCATCAAGGAGGTTCCGCTGAAGACGAAGGGCGCCCTGGCGCAGGCCGCTGCCGCGGACCAGGCGCCGGCCGCGCCGCAGGCCGAGTCGCTCGCCGAGCCGCAGACCGCTTCCGCCACCGCCGGGACGTCGGCTCCGGCAGCCACCGCCGAGCACGTCCCGAGCTGGGCCGTGTCCGACACCGAGACCGCCCCCGACGGCACCCAGCGGCTCTCCGCCGTGGCCACCGTCGCCCGGCCCGAGGAGTCGGCCGGTGCGGGCGGCACCCCGGTACGCGGCTTCGTCCGCGGTGCCGAGAGCGCGCCCGTGCCGCAGGCCGCCGTCACGCTGATCTCGCTGGCGGGACGGCAGCTGGGCCGGTCGGTCGCGCAGGCCGACGGTTCCTACGCCGTGGACGCGCCTGGCACGGGTTCGTACGTCCTGATCGCCTCCGCCGACGGGTTCCAGCCGCAGGCGTCCACGGTCGTGGTGAACGGTGAGCCGGTGTCGTACGACATCCTGCTCAGCGGCACCAGCGGGCTGAGCGGTGTCGTGCGGTCCGCCGAGACCACCCTGCCGCTCAAGGACGCGATGGTCGTCGTGACCGATGTGCGCGGGGACCTGCTGGCCACCGCCGTCACCGGTGAGCAGGGCGAGTTCTCCCTCGCCGAGCTGGTGCCGGGTGCCGTGACCGTCGCGGTGAACGCAGCCGGGTACCGGCCGCGCGCCCTGCCCGTCGAGGTGGGCGGCACCGGCGTCACCCGTATCGAGGTCGACCTCGATACGGGCGCCCAGCTCCAGGGCGTCGTACGCGCCCCGCACGGCCCTCTCGCCGACGCCCGCGTGACGCTGGTGGACGCGGCGGGCAACGTGGTCGGCACGGCCACGACCGGCACGGACGGGGCGTACGCCTTCACCGACCTGAACGGCGGTGAGTACACGGTCATCGCGACGGGCTACCCGCCGGTCGCTACGGCACTGACGGTGAACGGCCGCGGAGTCGACGACCACGACATCGAACTCGCCCACCCCGGCGAGTAG